From one bacterium genomic stretch:
- a CDS encoding ATP-dependent 6-phosphofructokinase, whose amino-acid sequence MGKRILVTTGGGDCPGLNAVIRSIVKRASQEEDWEVLGSVDAFTGIMREPMEIMPLNRSNVAGIHVRGGTIIGTTNKGSPFDWPVKKQDGTWDTIDASDDLIRRIQCQQIDAVVNIGGDGSQDISNRLFKKGLNIIGVPKTIDNDLSCTDFTFGFQTAVEIATDAVDKLVTTAASHNRIMILEVMGRDAGWIGLSAAVAGGADVVLIPEVPYDIEKVVGKLKKRIHNGKGFAIIVVAEGAKTKEGEVVSAESSEVGYKNVRLGGIGYALMEELKKRMNGIGMRVTVLGHLQRGGTPCAFDRILATQFGVKAVELIKERKFGRMVVYRHPDIVDVALEEAVDTYNLIGPDNFLLKTARGNNISLGD is encoded by the coding sequence ATGGGGAAACGGATTTTGGTAACAACCGGTGGGGGTGATTGTCCCGGATTAAATGCTGTTATTCGTTCGATTGTTAAACGGGCGAGTCAGGAAGAAGACTGGGAGGTTCTCGGCTCGGTGGATGCCTTTACCGGCATTATGCGCGAACCCATGGAGATTATGCCGCTGAATCGATCCAATGTTGCGGGGATTCATGTGCGCGGCGGAACAATTATCGGTACGACCAATAAAGGGTCGCCATTTGACTGGCCGGTTAAAAAGCAGGATGGTACCTGGGATACAATTGATGCTTCAGATGATCTTATCCGGCGCATTCAATGTCAGCAGATTGATGCGGTAGTCAATATAGGGGGCGATGGATCACAGGATATTTCCAATCGTCTGTTTAAGAAAGGGTTGAATATCATCGGCGTTCCCAAAACCATTGATAATGATCTGTCCTGTACGGATTTTACATTCGGATTTCAGACCGCAGTTGAGATTGCGACCGATGCCGTGGATAAGCTGGTCACAACAGCAGCCAGTCATAACCGGATCATGATTCTTGAGGTGATGGGACGGGATGCCGGCTGGATCGGCCTTTCGGCGGCGGTTGCCGGCGGTGCGGATGTGGTATTGATTCCCGAGGTCCCGTATGATATTGAAAAAGTAGTTGGTAAACTAAAAAAAAGAATTCATAACGGCAAGGGATTTGCGATTATCGTTGTTGCGGAAGGTGCTAAGACAAAAGAGGGCGAGGTGGTCAGCGCTGAAAGTTCGGAAGTCGGCTATAAAAATGTCCGCCTGGGAGGCATCGGCTATGCGTTGATGGAGGAATTGAAAAAACGTATGAATGGTATCGGTATGCGGGTTACTGTGCTGGGTCATCTACAAAGAGGCGGCACACCCTGTGCTTTTGACCGGATTTTGGCTACGCAATTCGGGGTCAAGGCGGTTGAATTGATAAAAGAGCGAAAATTTGGACGCATGGTGGTTTACCGGCATCCCGATATTGTGGATGTAGCTTTGGAAGAGGCGGTTGATACGTATAATTTGATCGGGCCGGATAATTTTTTACTCAAGACTGCGCGCGGCAATAATATCAGTTTGGGTGATTAG
- the nifS gene encoding cysteine desulfurase NifS, producing the protein MNKIIYLDNNATTAVAPEVLETMLPYYREDYGNPSSMHTFGGKLGKDVEQAREKVAALFNSQDTEVLFTSCGTESDNAAVRGVLEAYPEKRHIITTRVEHPAILSLCKHLENRGYRVTYLAVDSKGALDLDALRQAITPETALVSVMYANNETGTVFPIAKIAEIVKERGALLHCDAVQAPGKLSLDMRHIQADLVSISGHKLHAAKGVGILYIRRGTRFVPFIIGGHQERGRRGGTENVAGIVGMGKACELAMKQQVEETAILAKLRDRLERGILKTIPEVHINGDATARLVSTANISFSYIEGEAILLKLSDQGICASSGSACTSGSLEPSHVLRAMGVPFTSIHGSIRFSFSRYNTEADVDTVLAVLPGIVEELRSMSPFWKNRKA; encoded by the coding sequence ATGAACAAAATTATCTATTTGGATAACAATGCCACCACAGCGGTCGCGCCTGAAGTTTTAGAGACCATGCTCCCGTATTATCGCGAGGACTATGGTAATCCTTCCAGTATGCATACATTTGGCGGGAAGTTGGGGAAGGATGTTGAGCAGGCGCGTGAAAAGGTTGCGGCGTTATTTAATTCCCAGGATACAGAGGTTTTGTTTACCAGCTGCGGGACAGAGTCGGATAATGCCGCTGTGCGGGGTGTATTAGAAGCCTATCCGGAAAAACGGCATATTATCACCACCCGTGTGGAACATCCGGCGATTTTAAGTTTGTGCAAGCATTTGGAAAATCGCGGCTATCGGGTCACCTATTTGGCGGTTGACAGCAAAGGAGCCCTTGATCTTGATGCCCTGCGCCAGGCGATCACACCGGAAACCGCCCTGGTTTCCGTCATGTACGCCAACAATGAGACCGGCACGGTTTTCCCGATTGCCAAGATCGCTGAGATTGTAAAAGAACGGGGTGCGCTCTTACATTGTGACGCAGTCCAGGCGCCGGGCAAACTTTCGTTGGATATGCGCCACATACAAGCGGATTTGGTATCCATCTCCGGGCATAAGCTGCATGCGGCCAAGGGTGTCGGTATTTTATATATTCGTCGGGGAACCCGGTTTGTTCCTTTTATTATCGGCGGCCATCAGGAACGCGGCCGGCGCGGGGGTACGGAAAATGTAGCCGGTATTGTTGGAATGGGAAAGGCCTGTGAATTGGCGATGAAACAACAAGTTGAGGAAACTGCTATATTGGCCAAACTCCGTGATCGTTTGGAGCGGGGGATTCTAAAAACCATTCCGGAAGTGCATATCAACGGTGATGCCACCGCACGGCTGGTTTCGACCGCCAATATAAGTTTTTCTTATATCGAGGGAGAGGCGATTTTACTTAAACTCAGCGATCAGGGTATTTGTGCCTCATCAGGCTCAGCCTGTACTTCCGGGTCCTTGGAGCCGAGTCATGTTTTGCGGGCCATGGGGGTTCCGTTTACCTCCATTCATGGTTCGATCCGGTTTAGCTTTTCGCGCTATAATACGGAAGCGGATGTTGATACGGTTCTCGCCGTGCTGCCGGGTATTGTGGAGGAACTGCGTTCGATGTCGCCATTTTGGAAAAATCGCAAAGCCTGA
- the nifU gene encoding Fe-S cluster assembly protein NifU — translation MWDYTDKVKKHFFEPHNVGTVVDTNALGEVGSLVCGDALKLTLKVEPQSEKILEAKFQTFGCGSAIASSSVLTDMVIGKTLDEAAKITNRDIAEELGGLPEEKMHCSVMGMEALEAAIANYRGKEFVKEEEEEGAEIVCKCFGVTDKKIERAVIENNLSTIEEVTNYTKAGGACASCHWKIDEIIKRVKKNLQIPQTTGEPKPLTNLRRMQLVQETLDREVRPELQKDGGDLELVDIEGKLVKVRLLGMCAGCQVSQFTLRDVVGQKLREFVEPDIEVEEIKK, via the coding sequence ATGTGGGACTACACTGATAAAGTAAAAAAACATTTTTTCGAGCCGCACAATGTGGGGACGGTCGTTGATACCAATGCGCTGGGTGAAGTTGGTTCGCTGGTTTGCGGTGATGCATTAAAACTGACCTTGAAGGTGGAACCTCAGTCAGAGAAAATTTTAGAGGCTAAATTTCAGACATTTGGTTGCGGGAGCGCAATTGCTTCCTCCAGTGTTTTAACGGATATGGTTATTGGCAAGACGCTGGATGAAGCCGCTAAAATAACCAATCGGGATATTGCCGAAGAATTGGGCGGTCTGCCTGAAGAAAAAATGCATTGTTCCGTGATGGGTATGGAAGCGTTGGAAGCTGCGATTGCAAATTACCGGGGTAAAGAATTTGTCAAAGAAGAGGAAGAAGAAGGGGCGGAAATTGTTTGTAAGTGTTTCGGGGTCACCGATAAAAAAATTGAGCGGGCGGTCATTGAGAATAACCTGAGCACCATTGAAGAAGTGACCAATTATACCAAAGCCGGCGGCGCCTGTGCCTCCTGTCATTGGAAAATTGACGAAATTATCAAGCGTGTGAAGAAAAATTTGCAGATACCTCAAACGACGGGTGAGCCGAAACCCCTGACCAATCTCAGGCGCATGCAATTGGTCCAGGAAACCCTGGATCGGGAAGTGCGGCCGGAATTGCAAAAAGACGGCGGTGATTTAGAGTTGGTGGATATTGAGGGTAAGCTGGTGAAGGTTAGACTTTTGGGAATGTGCGCAGGCTGTCAGGTGTCTCAGTTTACGCTGCGGGATGTTGTGGGCCAAAAACTCCGGGAATTTGTGGAACCTGATATTGAAGTGGAGGAGATAAAAAAATGA